The genomic DNA ACACCGGCTGGTTCCCGGCGGCGACCAGGAAGTTGCCGCTCCACAGGTCGCCGTGAATCAGGCATGGCGGCTCGTCCGGCAATTCCAGCCAGTCGTCGAGGCGAGCGAGCAAGCGATCCCCGAGGGTCGAGAGCTCGCCATCGGCGAGGCCTCGGCGCCGCGCCAAGGCGAGCTGGAAGCCGAGGCGATGGTCGCAGAAGAACTGACAGCCGTCATCGCACCAGCCGTTGGGTTGGGGGGTGGCGCCGAGGTAGTTGTCGTGGTCGAAGCCGAAGCGGTCGCCGGTGGATTGGCGGTGATGCTGCGCCAGGGCGCGGCCGAAGGTCTCGAAGAACCCATGGCCGGGAGAGGTCGCCGAGATCTGTTCGAGGATCAAGAAAGTGAGCTCGCCGCATCGCCCCGGAGCGACCAGCCGCGGTCCGCGGATGGCGCCCACGGCGGCGAGGGCCGCGAGGCCGGCGGCTTCTTTCTCGCAGCGATCGTAGGGCGGCCCCTCGAGGCCCTTGAAGAACAGACTGCGGCCATCGGCGAGCTCGAGGCGATGGCCCGCGAGACGGGCCGGCTCACCGGTCGAGCCGGCATCGGTGAGGGCCTGGGAGAGGGCGAGGCGAAGGCTGGCTTCCATCGTTTCCGCGAGGCTTTGCCTCGCTGCGCCTCAGGAAGCTGCGGTGAGGTAATCGAGCAGCGCGGGGCTGGCGCTCTCGATCAGGTCGAGAACCTCCTCGAATCCGTGATCACCGCCATAGTAGGGATCGGGGACGTCTTTGGGCGAGCCGTTGGGCAGGAAATCC from Acidobacteriota bacterium includes the following:
- a CDS encoding fructosamine kinase family protein, whose product is MEASLRLALSQALTDAGSTGEPARLAGHRLELADGRSLFFKGLEGPPYDRCEKEAAGLAALAAVGAIRGPRLVAPGRCGELTFLILEQISATSPGHGFFETFGRALAQHHRQSTGDRFGFDHDNYLGATPQPNGWCDDGCQFFCDHRLGFQLALARRRGLADGELSTLGDRLLARLDDWLELPDEPPCLIHGDLWSGNFLVAAGNQPVWIDPAAHWAHREADLAMARLFGGFSPRFFAAYEEAWPLQPGAAERNDLFQLYHLLNHLNLFGGSYREGCLAILRRLV